The proteins below come from a single Plasmodium sp. gorilla clade G2 genome assembly, chromosome: 13 genomic window:
- a CDS encoding nuclear movement protein, putative yields the protein MDKDIVVNEKFDFLMLNIAKECGDINNLMEHFFSFLLRKTDFITNSNNIDECENVILKTLRKYYKKKDEYLMKLKNEYKKMDEEKKKQYEKKKQEENEQNNKGQQKNIDNNKKDKHTKTIETNTSNRNSYNQLNKIINNNNQRVIDLDEENDMNENVMEMINQNKNNSNDSLNHINQNKHVDDEKKDQDNDDDDAEPPKGNGGKTDKYVWTQSLNTLDMYIDTKDNIKTKDIKIDITYKKLYVKVKNQVLIDGEFFKQIKPEESIWTLEDNKIIHIFIEKLNGMEWWNTVIKGDAEIDVKKIVPENSRMEDLDAETRSVVEKMIYDQKQKAMNLPTSDEQKKYEIFEKFKQMHPEMDFSKANINYGNSSSSNNMFFGR from the coding sequence atggaTAAGGATATAGTTGTAAATGAAAAGTTTGATTTTCTTATGTTAAATATTGCTAAAGAATGTGgagatattaataatttgatggaacattttttttcctttttattgaGGAAAACTGATTTCATAACAAattctaataatatagatgaatgtgaaaatgttatattaaaaacattaagaaaatattataagaaaaaagatgaatatttaatgaaattaaaaaacgaATACAAGAAAAtggatgaagaaaaaaaaaagcaatatgaaaaaaaaaaacaagaagaaaatgaacaaaataataaagggcaacaaaaaaatatagataataataaaaaagataaacaTACAAAAACTATAGAAACTAATACATCAAATAGAAATTCATATAatcaattaaataaaattataaataataataaccaaCGTGTAATAGATCTTGATGAGGAAAATGATATGAATGAGAATGTAATGGAAATGAtcaatcaaaataaaaataattcaaatgatTCCTTAAATCATATAAACCAAAATAAACATGTAGACGATGAAAAAAAGGATCaagataatgatgatgacgaCGCAGAACCACCTAAAGGAAATGGAGGAAAAACAGATAAATATGTATGGACACAAAGTCTAAATACATTAGATATGTATATAGATacaaaagataatataaaaacgaaagatattaaaattgatataacttataaaaaattatatgtcaAAGTAAAAAATCAAGTACTTATTGATGGAGAATTttttaaacaaattaaaCCAGAAGAATCTATATGGACAttagaagataataaaattatacacatatttattgaaaaattaaatggtATGGAATGGTGGAATACCGTAATTAAAGGAGATGCTGAGATCGATGTAAAAAAAATCGTTCCAGAAAATTCTAGAATGGAAGATCTAGATGCAGAAACAAGATCTGTTGTAGAAAAAATGATTTATGATCAAAAACAGAAAGCAATGAATTTACCAACTTCagatgaacaaaaaaaatatgaaatctTTGAAAAATTCAAACAAATGCATCCAGAAATGGATTTTTCAAAGGCCAATATTAATTACGGTAATTCATCTTCATCAAATAATATGTTCTTtggaagataa
- a CDS encoding tryptophanyl-tRNA synthetase, with protein MDKLKTVYLDSALSIIKGALCIILQIPTSRTTESVKKKANNVGVITVKSILSEPTIHQYDDIKKLIKNKVQECVPFYNYNMNRSFAEKIYGDCIYDNYGLSKEINEINLIILEEWNINCNKNRVLKHTGLINEITINQFKYLTNKESLEVHFAVSPKYTFEELSNMYKNEKGLFEFLLSPIVKIICDENDKKLLDNMNEECTYLNVEDILSKNKVLPPSGIENINYERSKDVTPWDVNINNEEGINYNKLIKEFGCSKITEDHIKRIEKLTNNKAHHFIRRGIFFSHRDLDFLLNYYEQHKCFYIYTGRGPSSLSMHLGHLIPFYFCKYLQEAFNVPLVIQLSDDEKYLFNQNYSLEYINTLTNENVKDIISVGLNPELTFIFKNTEYAGNLYPTVLSIHKKTTLNQSMNVFGFNHSDNIGKISYPSFQIAPCFSQCFPNFLARNIPCLVPQGIDQDPYFRLSRDIAVKMALHKPVVVHSIFMPGLQGVNSKMSSTKKKKDDNAKNNSTFDHNNSVIFLTDTPEQIKNKINKYAFSGGGATIQEHREKGGNLDTDISYQYLRYLLEDDNKLNEIGEKYKKGEMLSGEIKKILIDVLTELILKHQEKKKSLTDQEISYFFDPNKPSLQKFKNM; from the exons atGGATAAATTAAAAACTGTTTATTTGGATTCTGCTTTAAGTATAATTAAAGGAGCTTTATGTATTATTCTTCAAATACCAACAAGTAGAACTACAGAAagtgtaaaaaaaaag GCAAACAATGTTGGTGTTATCACAGTAAAATCTATTTTGTCTGAACCCACGATTCATCAGTATGACGACATAAAGAAactaattaaaaataaagttcAAGAATGTGTccctttttataattataatatgaatcgTTCCTTTGCGGAGAAAATTTACGGAGACTgcatatatgataattatggATTGTCAAAAGAgattaatgaaataaatttaataatattagaaGAGTGGAATATTaattgtaataaaaatagagTTTTAAAACATACAGGATTAATTAACGAAATAACAATTAATCAATTTAAGTATTTGACTAATAAAGAATCTTTAGAAGTACATTTTGCTGTTAGTCCTAAATATACGTTTGAAGAATTAagtaatatgtataaaaatgaGAAAGGATTATTTGAATTTCTTTTATCTCCTAttgttaaaataatatgcgatgaaaatgataagaaattattagataatatgaatgaagaATGTACCTATTTAAATGTAgaagatatattatcaaaaaataaagtacTTCCACCATCAGgtatagaaaatattaattatgaaCGATCTAAAGATGTTACTCCTTGggatgtaaatataaataatgaagaaggaattaattataataaattaataaaagaatttGGTTGTTCTAAAATTACAGAAGATCATATCAAAAGAATTGaaaaattaacaaataataaagctCATCATTTTATAAGAAGAGGAATATTTTTTAGTCATAGAGATTTAGATTTCTtgttaaattattatgaacaacataaatgtttttatatttatactgGTAGAGGACCATCCTCCTTATCTATGCATCTAGGTCATTTAAtaccattttatttttgtaaatatcTACAAGAAGCTTTTAATGTTCCATTAGTTATACAATTATCAGATGAtgagaaatatttatttaatcaaaattattcattagaatatattaatacattaaCTAATGAAAATGTAAAAGATATTATATCTGTTGGTTTAAATCCTGAAttaacatttatttttaaaaatacagAATATGCAGGAAATTTATATCCAACCGTTTTGtctatacataaaaaaactACCTTAAATCAAAGTATGAATGTTTTTGGTTTTAATCATAGTGATAATATAGGAAAGATATCTTATCCATCATTTCAAATAGCTCCATGTTTTTCTCAATGCTTTCCGAACTTTTTAGCAAGAAATATTCCATGCTTAGTCCCTCAAGGTATTGATCAAGATCCATATTTTAGATTAAGTCGAGATATTGCAGTAAAAATGGCTTTGCATAAGCCTGTGGTTGTTCATTCGATTTTTATGCCAGGTTTACAAGGAGTCAATTCTAAAATGAGTAGtacaaaaaagaagaaagatGATAACGCTAAAAATAATAGTACTtttgatcataataatagtgTTATCTTCTTAACAGACACACCAGAAcaaatcaaaaataaaatcaataAATATGCTTTTAGTGGAGGCGGAGCAACTATACAAGAACATAGGGAAAAAGGTGGAAACCTAGATACAGATATATCTTATCAATATTTAAGATATCTTTTAGAAGATGacaataaattaaatgaaattggagaaaaatataaaaaaggagaAATGTTAAGTGgtgagataaaaaaaatattgatagATGTTTTAACAGAATTGATATTAAAACATCAAGAGAAGAAGAAATCTTTAACAGATCAAGAAATATCTTATTTCTTTGATCCAAACAAACCATCTCttcaaaaatttaaaaatatgtaa
- a CDS encoding endopeptidase, putative, translated as MNHISYKLRGIKCYRTHLKGTIFKRNYFWEKVNRECGLYKIWNKLNLKNIVKKNCNKLLIHNKKEDIYNNNNIKSENIVSSCFYEYINSTDILNNDEKNKIDKMLEDINRRNKEIGGYLLELNGIHNNGDGIIKSSHACIRSCDNILSKICKEENIFKIINMVDTVSNNLCKLGDVLELLRNLHNNKNVIGKAHEALEKLTNYIDKINIDTDIYNFLKKKYNENIHLLNHEHKEVLHNMIVSMENQGVHIKDPKEREKYLELQSQEKYFAFHASSNYCDEFNGIYIEKNKLLKYINEKCLKDYEDKLIPYIKNNQIKIQKNYPLKEYIYILQDSSFLMTILKNVNDNEIINKVYTLLKEPNLTFLNNILILQYYRNKLINYRNFNNYNEYSLKDCILNEPNRVNYFLKNFLHKILPYFFKELEFIESYISIISLRNKEKCVKIIKENKQNDNYNDEIPKLNASNIYYYMNEIKKVRLKNIDTEMKNNLTLYDVIKFVITLLKNSYSLEMVNVNPLKNELWDENIIKFEIKRGPYIYGYIYMDLFERENKNNSIAQYTVRCSKNMNYPLKYKWLEENYDQCSFVYTGIVKDEYYKNDNKKTKNEHNTQINDKINNNNYYYHNGDNTYEYANSKNNNNLNNKYENNSLFNSSYRQTTSTFLVCNFNVINICDKEKDTNYESYHNDDNLFLNKNISFLLEKINMSIDKVNIFLHEFGHTLHCILSSTYLQHLSGNRSGVDFSEFSSHFFEEYLNCYDALLLLYNNNNKKNKNNEEYMKSLLSNYMENKNIICYYSILQLTIQSIIDQIFYSFSSNSNNMIERKESIERKIKSYFEGIYYKDIHILDLFPQIHFSKTTHLVHYPSNYYSYLYCSVLAKYIWNMTFKDNLFNMEKADKIVNFLQKGSVDSSLRNIISLVENDQSKIDYYTENPHKIPLNYFLDYYQENKEDKYASFLNSI; from the exons atgaatcATATATCCTACAAACTAAGAGGTATAAAATGTTATAGGACACATTTGAAAGGAACCATTTTTAAACGAAACTATTTTTGGGAAAAGGTAAATAGGGAATGtggtttatataaaatatggaataaattaaatttgaaaaatattgtGAAAAAGAATTGTAAcaaattattaattcataACAAAAAGGAagatatatacaataataataatattaaaagtgAGAATATTGTATCATCGtgtttttatgaatatattaattcaacagatattttaaataatgatgaaaaaaataaaattgataaGATGttagaagatataaatagacgaaataaagaaataggAGGATATCTATTAGAATTAAATGGTATCCATAATAATGGAGATGGTATTATAAAAAGTAGTCATGCATGCATACGCAGttgtgataatatattaagtaaaatatgtaaagaagagaatatatttaaaatcatAAATATGGTTGATACTGtttcaaataatttatgtaAATTAGGAGATGTATTAGAGTTATTAAGaaatttacataataataaaaatgttattgGTAAAGCTCATGAAGCATTAGAAAAATTAACAaattatattgataaaattaatattgatacagatatttataattttcttaaaaagaaatataacgAAAATATACACTTATTAAATCATGAACATAAAGAGGTTTTACATAATATGATTGTTTCTATGGAAAATCAAGGTGTTCATATAAAAGATCCAaaagaaagagaaaaatatttagaaTTACAGTCACAAGAAAAATACTTTGCTTTTCATGCATCATCAAATTATTGTGATGAATTtaatggtatatatatagaaaaaaataaattattgaaatatataaatgaaaaatgttTGAAAGATTATGAAGATAAATTAATAccttatattaaaaataatcaaataaaaattcaaaagAATTATCCTTtgaaggaatatatatacatattacaaGATAGCTCTTTTCTTATGactatattaaaaaatgtaaatgataacgaaataattaataaagtCTATACATTACTTAAAGAACCTAATCTTacctttttaaataatatattaattcttcaatattatagaaataaattaataaattatagaaattttaacaattataatgaatattctttaaaagattgtatattaaatgaacCTAATAGagttaattattttttaaaaaatttcttACATAAAATActtccttatttttttaaagaactTGAATTTATAGAAAGttatatatctattatatCCTTAcgtaataaagaaaaatgtgtaaaaatcataaaagaaaataagcaaaatgataattataatgatgaaataCCTAAATTAAATGcttcaaatatttattattatatgaatgaaataaaaaaagtaagaCTCAAAAATATTGACAcagaaatgaaaaataatttaactTTATATGATGTCATAAAATTTGTAATTactcttttaaaaaattcatattcCTTAGAAATGGTTAATGTCAAtcctttaaaaaatgaattatgggatgagaatataataaagtttgaaataaaaagaggtccttatatatatggatatatatatatggatttatttgaaagagaaaataaaaataattctatAGCTCAGTATACTGTACGATGTTCGAAAAATATGAACTACCCTTTGAAATATAAATGGCTAGAGGAAAATTATGACCAATGTTCATTTGTATACACTGGAATAGTAAAGGATgaatattacaaaaatgataataaaaaaacaaaaaatgaaCATAACACCCAAATAAatgacaaaataaataataataattattattaccataATGGTGATAATACATATGAATATGCTAATAGTAAGAATAACAACAATTTGAATAATAagtatgaaaataattcacTTTTTAATAGTAGTTATAGACAAACAACATCAACTTTTCTAGTTTGTAATTTTaatgttattaatatatgtgataaaGAAAAGGATACAAATTATGAAAGTTatcataatgatgataatttatttttaaataaaaatataagttttttattagaaaaaataaatatgtctATTGATAAAGTGAATATATTCCTTCATGAATTTGGACATACATTACATTGTATTTTAAGTTCAACATATTTACAACATTTATCAGGAAATAGAAGTGGTGTTGATTTTTCGGAATTTTCATCACATTTTTTTgaagaatatttaaattgttatgatgcattattattattatataataataataataaaaagaataaaaataatgaggaATATATGAAATCCTTATTATCCAattatatggaaaataaaaatattatttgttattattctATACTACAACTAACTATACAATCAATTATTGATCAAatcttttattctttttcaaGTAACTCCAATAATATGATAGAAAGAAAAGAATCAATAgagagaaaaataaaatcatattttgaaggaatatattataaagatattCATATCTTGGACTTATTTCCTCAAATACATTTTTCGAAAACTACACATTTAGTACATTACCCctcaaattattattcatatttgtaTTGCTCAGTTTTAGcaaaatatatttggaaCATGACATTTAAGGATAATTTGTTTAATATGGAAAAGGCTGATAAAATTGTGAATTTCTTACAgaag ggATCTGTAGATTCAAGTTTGAGGAATATTATTTCGCTAGTTGAGAATGATCAATCCAAAATTGATTACTATACAGAAAATCCTCATAAAATCCCTCTAAACTATTTCTTGGATTACTATCAGGAAAATAAAGAGGACAAATACGCATCGTTTTTGAATTCTATATAA
- a CDS encoding protein kinase 6 codes for MNRIDISNFDFLYVIGKGTYGIVYKALDKKENNFVAIKKIINLCDENYGISKCILRELTILQKIKHKNIINLKYVFYGKDIEDKLKGENLENSCLYLAFEYCDIDLFNLIKKHNLNIKEIKYIIFELLLALSYFHSNNYIHRDIKPENIFITSQGQIKLGDLGMSVEKSDHMTPTVVTLWYRAPEILLKSTNYDQKIDIWSLGCLFMELIQGKPLFPGKNDCTQLELIYLLLGDKDNLTSVDKERNDMFPYFEINMLKDAIDDEHTVDLISKMLIYDPNYRISAKEALKHPCFQDIEQVKFSYNF; via the exons ATGAATAGAATTGATATATCGAATTTTGATTTTCTATATGTAATAGGAAAAGGAACTTATG GAATTGTATATAAGGCCttagataaaaaagaaaataactTTGTggcaataaaaaaaattataaatctTTGTGATGAGAATTATGGAATAAGCAAGTGTATATTAAGAGAGTTGACCATactacaaaaaattaaacacaaaaatataataa ATTTAAAATACGTTTTTTATGGAAAAGACATAGAAGATAAATTGAAAGGAGAAAACCTGGAAAATTCGTGTTTATATttg GCCTTTGAATATTGCGATAtagatttatttaatttaattaagaagcataatttgaatattaaagaaataaaatatataatttttgaattattattagcaTTAAGTTATTTTCattcaaataattatatacatagaGATATAAAACCagaaaacatttttattacatcTCAAGGGCAAATAAAATTAGGAGACCTAGGTATGTCGGTTGAAAAAAGTGACCACATGACACCTACAGTTGTAACCTTATGGTATAGGGCTCCAGAAATTTTATTGAAATCAACGAATTATGACCAGAAGATTGATATATGGAGTTTGGGTTGTTTATTCATGGAATTAATACAGGGAAa accTTTATTCCCAGGGAAAAACGACTGCACTCAG ctAGAActgatttatttattacttGGTGATAAAGATAATTTAACATCTGTTGACAAAGAAAGAAATGATATGTTTCCATATTTTGAG ataaatatgttaaaagATGCTATAGATGATGAACATACAGTAGATTTAATTTCtaaaatgttaatatatgACCCTAACTACAGAATATCAGCAAAAGAAG CTTTGAAGCATCCTTGTTTCCAGGACATTGAGCAAGTAAAATTctcttataatttttaa
- a CDS encoding 1-deoxy-D-xylulose 5-phosphate synthase encodes MIFNYVFFKNFVLVVLYIVLIIYINLNGVNNKNQIKKEKIYIKKFNRLSNQNSLCSSKNKIACFFNISNDDNKNTIYNYNINVKNDDINPLFKNNYSNKLYMDKRKNINNVISTNKISESISNICSINQKENKNKRNKQRCLTQCHTYNLSNEQKKRADDNNSNNKKNFNLLFINYFNLKGMKNSLLNKDNFFYCREKKLSFLHKAYKKKNGTYQNYSLKRKSNRDSNKLFSEEFDNYANNNSLYESEKIEYITLNNNNNNNNNNDNSSNSLGERSNDYDNDGGDNNNNDKYDIGKYFKQINTFINIDEYKSLYGDEIYKEIYELYVERNIPEYYEQKYFSDSIKKSVLFDIDKYNDTEFEEAIKEEFINNGVYINNIDNTFYKKENILIMKKILHYFPLLKLINNPSDLKKLKKQYLPLLAHELKIFLFFIVNITGGHFSSVLSSLEIQLLLLYIFNQPYDNVIYDIGHQAYVHKILTGRKLLFLSLRNKKGISGFLNIFESIYDKFGAGHSSTSLSAIQGYYEAEWQVKNKEKYGNGDIEMNDNRNVTNNEESIYQKGIHNNYSNNNINISDVVGRENMNLRNIRNENHNVDNVHIAIIGDGGLTGGMALEALNYISFLNSKILIIYNDNGQVSLPTNAVSISGNRPIGSISDHLHNFVSNIEANADDNKLSKNTKQNNLFENLNYDYIGVVNGNNTEELFKVLNNIKQNKLSRATVLHVRTKKSNDFINSKSPITILHSIKKNEIFSFDPSILNGNIHKENKMEDEKNVSSSTKYDINNNNNSEIIKYEDMFSKETFTDIYTNEMLKYLKKDRNIIFLSPAMLGGSGLLKISERYPNNVYDVGIAEQHSVTFAAAMAMNKKLKIQLCIYSTFLQRAYDQIIHDLNLQNIPLKVIIGRSGLVGEDGATHQGIYDLSYLGTLNNAYIISPSNQVDLKRALRFSYLDKDHSVYIRIPRMNTLSDKYMKGYLNIHTDKENKNVDVNVDVNVDMNNDVDKHSEEYHMDDDNFIKSFIGKSRIIKMDNENNNTNEYYSSKRNTNKKKVCIFNMGSMLFNVINAIKEIEKEQQISDNYSFSIVDMIFLNPLDKNIIDHVIKQNKHQYLITYEDNTIGGFSTHFNNYLIENNYITKHNLYIHNIYLPNEPIEHASFKDQQEVVRMDKDSLVNRINNFLINNPT; translated from the coding sequence ATGATTTTTAATTATgtgttttttaaaaactttGTACTAGTTGTTCTATACATTGtccttataatatatattaacttaAATGGAGTGAATAATAagaatcaaataaaaaaagaaaaaatctatataaagaaattcaATAGGTTGTCAAACCAAAATTCGTTATGCAGttcaaaaaacaaaatagcatgcttttttaatatctcaaatgatgataataaaaatacgatatataactataatataaatgttaaaaatgatgatattaatccattatttaaaaataattatagtaATAAATTGTATATGGATAAGaggaaaaatattaataatgtaaTTAGTACTAATAAAATATCTGAGTCCATTTCAAATATTTGTAGTATAAATCAAAaagagaataaaaataaaagaaataaacaaAGATGTTTAACTCAATGTCACACTTATAATTTGTCAAATGAGCAGAAAAAACGAgctgatgataataatagtaataataaaaagaattttaatttattatttataaattattttaatttgaaAGGAATGAAAAATTCTCTTCTAAATAAAGACAATTTCTTTTATTgtagagaaaaaaaattgtctTTTCTACATAAggcatataaaaaaaaaaatggcaCGTATCAAAATTATagtttaaaaagaaaatctaATCGAGATTCTAATAAATTGTTTTCAGAAGAATTTGATAATTatgcaaataataattctttatatgAATCGgaaaaaatagaatatattactctaaataataataataataataataataataatgataatagttCTAATAGTTTAGGTGAGAGATCCAATgattatgataatgatggtggtgataataataataatgacaaaTATGATATAGGAAAATATTTCAAACAAATCAATAcctttattaatattgatgaatataaatCGTTATATGgtgatgaaatatataaagaaatatatgaacTATATGTAGAAAGAAATATTCCTGaatattatgaacaaaaatatttttcagaTAGTATTAAAAAGAGTGTCCTATTtgatatagataaatataatgataccGAATTTGAAGAAGctataaaagaagaatttataaataatggtgtttatattaataatatagataatacattttataagaaagaaaatattttaataatgaaaaagatattacattattttccattattaaaattaattaataatccATCAGATTTGAAAAagttaaaaaaacaatatttaCCCTTATTAGCACATGaactaaaaatatttttattttttattgtaaaTATAACAGGAGGTCATTTTTCTTCTGTTTTAAGCTCTTTAGAAAttcaattattattattgtatatttttaatcaACCATATgataatgttatatatgatataggACATCAAGCATATGTACATAAGATATTAACTGGAAGAAAACTATTATTTCTATcattaagaaataaaaaaggtaTTAGTGGTTTCCTAAACATTTTTGAAAGTATTTATGATAAATTTGGGGCTGGTCATAGTTCCACCTCATTAAGTGCTATACAAGGATATTATGAAGCCGAATGGCAAGTaaagaataaagaaaaatatggaaaTGGAGATATAGAAATGAATGATAATAGAAATGTTACCAACAATGAAGAAAGCATATATCAAAAAGGTATACACAATaattatagtaataataatataaatatttcagaTGTGGTGGGAAGagaaaatatgaatttaCGAAATATAAGAAATGAGAACCATAATGTAGATAATGTACACATTGCTATCATAGGAGATGGTGGTCTAACAGGTGGAATGGCATTAGAAgctttaaattatatttcatttttgaaTTCTAAAATTTTAATCATTTATAATGATAACGGACAAGTTTCTTTACCAACTAATGCTGTAAGTATATCAGGTAATAGACCTATAGGATCCATATCAGATCATTTACATAATTTTGTTTCTAATATAGAAGCAAATGCAGATGATAACAAATTATCGAAGAATACAAAACAGAACAATCTTTTTGAAAATTTgaattatgattatattgGTGTTGTTAATGGTAATAATACAGAAGAGCTCTTTAaagtattaaataatataaaacaaaataaattaagtAGAGCTACAGTTCTTCATGTACGTACAAAAAAATCTaatgattttataaattcaaaGAGTCCTATAACTATATTGCACTctataaagaaaaatgagATTTTCTCTTTTGATCCATCTATATTAAATGGAAATATTCATAAGGAGAACAAGATGGAAGATGAGAAAAATGTATCTTCCTCTacaaaatatgatataaataataataataatagtgaaattataaaatatgaagataTGTTTTCAAAAGAAACGTTTAcagatatatatacaaatgaaatgttaaaatatttaaagaaagatagaaatataatatttctatcTCCTGCTATGTTAGGAGGATCAGGATTGCTTAAAATAAGTGAGCGTTATCCAAATAATGTATATGATGTAGGTATAGCAGAACAACATTCGGTAACCTTTGCAGCAGCTATGGCAATGaataagaaattaaaaatacaattatgtatatattcaaCCTTTTTACAAAGAGCATATGATCAAATAATACATGATCttaatttacaaaatataccTTTAAAGGTTATAATTGGAAGAAGTGGATTAGTAGGAGAAGACGGGGCAACACATCAAggtatatatgatttatccTATCTTGGAACACTTAACaatgcatatataatatctccAAGTAATCAAGTTGATTTGAAAAGAGCTCTGAGATTCTCTTATTTAGATAAAGACCATTCTGTATATATACGTATACCTAGAATGAACACATTAAGTGATAAGTACATGAAAGGATATTTAAACATTCACACGGACAAAGAGAATAAAAATGTAGATGTAAATGTAGATGTAAATGTAGATATGAATAATGATGTAGATAAACATAGTGAAGAATATCATATggatgatgataattttataaaatcattTATTGGGAAATCtcgaattattaaaatggataatgaaaataataatacaaatgaatattattcaaGCAAACGAaatacaaacaaaaaaaaagtttgtATCTTTAACATGGGTAGTATGCTTTTTAATGTAATTAATGctataaaagaaatagagAAAGAACAACAAATTTCAgataattattctttttcaATTGTTgatatgatatttttaaatcctttagataaaaatattatagatcatgtaataaaacaaaataaacatCAATATTTAATTACTTATGAAGATAATACTATAGGTGGTTTTTCTACACATttcaataattatttaatagaaaataattatataacaaaacataatttatatattcataatatttatttacctAATGAGCCAATTGAACATGCATCTTTTAAAGATCAACAAGAAGTTGTCAGAATGGATAAAGATAGTCTTGTCAAtagaattaataattttcttataaataatCCTACATGA